A section of the Methanococcus vannielii SB genome encodes:
- a CDS encoding 30S ribosomal protein S19, producing the protein MARQKFSGKGGKGKSKKGQQSTAPRRRVEFKYKGFTLPELQEMPIKKFIEIVPARQRRTMSRGITPNQRKLVMKIKKARRLVNRGKEPRVIRTHCRDFVITPEMIGLTISIYTGKQFKEIKLVEETLGRFLGEMAPTRGIVQHGSPGMGATRGSMFVPIK; encoded by the coding sequence ATGGCCAGACAAAAATTTAGTGGCAAAGGCGGAAAAGGAAAGTCTAAAAAAGGACAACAAAGTACAGCCCCAAGAAGAAGAGTAGAATTTAAATACAAAGGCTTTACTTTACCCGAACTCCAAGAAATGCCCATTAAAAAATTCATTGAAATCGTTCCTGCAAGACAGAGAAGAACGATGTCAAGAGGAATTACCCCTAACCAAAGAAAATTGGTTATGAAAATTAAAAAAGCAAGAAGATTGGTAAACAGAGGCAAAGAGCCTAGAGTTATAAGGACACATTGTAGGGACTTTGTAATAACTCCTGAAATGATAGGCCTAACAATCAGTATTTACACAGGTAAGCAGTTTAAAGAAATAAAATTAGTTGAAGAAACCCTTGGAAGATTCTTAGGTGAAATGGCACCAACTAGAGGAATTGTACAGCACGGTTCCCCAGGTATGGGTGCTACAAGAGGTTCAATGTTCGTTCCAATTAAATAA
- a CDS encoding FumA C-terminus/TtdB family hydratase beta subunit has protein sequence MNLNVPISKEDVKKLKVGDIVYLTGNLCTGRDEAHLITIEEKKAPINLENGVIYHAGPIMKQENGIWKCVAIGPTTSARMNNIEEDFIKITNISAIVGKGGMNKELLRTFKELGVVYLAAPGGCAALLANCIKEVKNVYHLDLGMPEAFWELKVENFGPLIVAMDSHENSLYFEVEKKVQENLDSLKRKL, from the coding sequence TTGAATTTAAATGTCCCGATTTCAAAAGAAGACGTTAAAAAGTTAAAAGTAGGGGATATCGTTTATTTAACCGGTAACCTCTGTACTGGAAGAGATGAAGCTCACTTGATAACTATTGAAGAAAAAAAAGCACCAATAAACCTTGAAAATGGCGTAATTTACCATGCCGGCCCGATAATGAAGCAAGAAAATGGTATTTGGAAATGCGTTGCAATTGGGCCTACAACCTCTGCAAGAATGAACAATATCGAAGAAGACTTTATAAAAATTACAAATATTTCTGCAATAGTTGGAAAAGGAGGAATGAATAAAGAGTTATTGAGAACTTTTAAGGAGTTAGGGGTAGTTTATCTTGCAGCTCCAGGTGGCTGTGCAGCACTTTTGGCAAATTGTATAAAAGAAGTAAAAAATGTTTACCATCTAGACTTAGGAATGCCTGAAGCATTTTGGGAACTAAAAGTTGAAAATTTTGGTCCACTAATTGTTGCAATGGATTCACACGAAAATAGCCTTTATTTTGAAGTCGAAAAAAAGGTTCAGGAAAATTTAGATTCATTAAAGCGGAAGCTCTAA
- a CDS encoding sugar phosphate isomerase/epimerase family protein, giving the protein MKFGISSLVFLPETLQSSMEKVAENSFECWEIVSEGSHQLNPKNIKYLRALKEQYDVDLVIHSSFSDLNPASMNREVRNLTVNSVIESIEGAFELDANVVTIHPGYLPPLWSDYKKDILDNNFSSLNEIVEMAENYEIMIGLENMPNYHGVLGVTIESLSDIIKDIDSKYLGITFDIGHANTAGNPAEFVGELNKMGRGIVHAHIHDNLGIEDEHALIGAGNIDFSSVILKLQEIKYDKVLSFESKSIRDAVKGREIIKEHFLRINNL; this is encoded by the coding sequence ATGAAGTTTGGAATATCATCTCTAGTATTTTTACCAGAAACTCTTCAATCATCAATGGAGAAAGTTGCAGAAAACTCTTTTGAATGTTGGGAAATCGTTTCTGAAGGAAGTCATCAGTTAAACCCAAAAAATATCAAATATTTAAGGGCTTTAAAAGAACAGTATGACGTAGATTTAGTCATTCATTCGTCTTTTTCAGATTTAAATCCTGCTTCAATGAATAGGGAAGTAAGAAATTTAACTGTAAACAGCGTTATCGAATCTATTGAAGGTGCATTTGAGCTCGATGCTAATGTTGTCACGATTCACCCTGGGTATCTACCCCCACTTTGGTCGGATTACAAAAAAGATATTTTAGATAACAATTTTTCATCACTAAATGAAATCGTTGAAATGGCAGAAAACTACGAAATAATGATAGGTTTAGAAAATATGCCTAATTATCACGGTGTTTTAGGGGTTACTATTGAATCATTGAGTGACATTATAAAAGACATTGATTCAAAGTACCTTGGAATTACATTCGATATAGGCCATGCAAATACTGCTGGAAATCCGGCTGAATTTGTAGGCGAGTTAAATAAAATGGGAAGAGGAATTGTACATGCCCATATCCATGATAATTTAGGAATAGAAGATGAACATGCATTGATTGGGGCAGGAAATATCGACTTTTCAAGCGTTATCTTAAAACTCCAAGAAATAAAATACGATAAGGTACTATCATTTGAATCTAAAAGTATACGTGATGCAGTAAAGGGAAGGGAAATCATAAAAGAACATTTTTTAAGAATCAATAATTTATAA
- the npdG gene encoding NADPH-dependent F420 reductase, with protein MKIAILGGTGDQGFGLALRFSKNHEILIGSRKAEKAVEASENALKILSEKKISTTIKGLTNSEASKLADVVIVSLPFEYTISTLKELKEELKGKIVVSIGVPLATAIGDKPTRVITCPQGSVAELIQEILPESKVVSGFQNICSKCLEDLDCEVNCDVLIAGNDVEAKKTVISLANEIPGIRGIDAGKLEISKFIEQITPLLIQLNIKYKLKGAGIQITGLNL; from the coding sequence ATGAAAATTGCGATACTTGGTGGAACTGGCGACCAAGGCTTTGGTCTTGCACTTAGGTTTTCAAAAAACCATGAAATATTAATAGGGTCAAGAAAGGCTGAAAAAGCAGTTGAAGCTTCGGAAAATGCTTTAAAAATACTTTCAGAAAAAAAAATATCTACAACTATTAAGGGACTGACAAACAGCGAGGCTTCAAAGTTAGCTGATGTCGTTATTGTATCACTCCCATTTGAATACACCATATCTACATTAAAAGAATTAAAAGAAGAATTAAAGGGAAAAATAGTTGTTTCTATAGGTGTCCCGCTTGCAACTGCGATTGGAGATAAACCAACAAGAGTTATTACCTGCCCTCAAGGCTCAGTTGCGGAATTAATTCAAGAAATACTTCCAGAATCAAAAGTAGTAAGTGGATTCCAAAACATTTGTTCAAAATGTCTTGAAGATTTAGACTGTGAGGTAAACTGTGATGTATTAATTGCTGGAAATGATGTTGAGGCTAAAAAAACAGTTATTTCCCTTGCAAACGAAATTCCTGGTATAAGGGGGATAGATGCTGGAAAATTAGAAATTTCAAAATTTATTGAGCAGATTACGCCATTATTAATCCAATTAAATATAAAATACAAATTAAAAGGAGCAGGTATCCAAATTACTGGATTAAACCTTTAA
- a CDS encoding signal recognition particle protein Srp54, translating into MLDKLGQNLSEALNKIKNATFVDKKLVKEVIKDIQKALIQSDVNVKLVFNMSKEIERKAIEEAPPKGFSKKEHIIKIVYDELVKLLGENPQKLELDPSKKSVILLVGIQGSGKTTSSAKLARYIQKKGMKPALIAADIYRPAAYQQLKQLSEKINVPLFGDETKTKTPVEIVKEGIEKLKKSDVLIIDTAGRHKEEESLLEEMKQMKEITNPNEIILVIDGTLGQQAKNQAKAFKDAVSEIGSILVTKLDGSAKGGGALSAVAEINAPIKFIGTGEGVDNLETFDPKKFISRLLGMGDLDSLLEKTEDVMDESTEESIDSILKGKFTLVELYAQLETISKMGPMKQIMGMIPGFGGNMPKEAAQLTEQKLKRYKIMMDSMTMEEKENPELIKTSRLQRIAKGAGVKQDEIKDLLKYYATTKNAFGNLKRGKMPKMGGKMGQIMRQLMYKE; encoded by the coding sequence ATGCTTGATAAGTTAGGGCAAAACCTGTCTGAAGCACTGAATAAGATAAAAAATGCTACGTTTGTCGATAAAAAACTCGTAAAAGAAGTAATTAAGGATATTCAAAAAGCTTTAATCCAGTCTGACGTTAATGTAAAGTTAGTATTCAACATGAGTAAAGAAATTGAGAGAAAGGCAATAGAAGAAGCTCCTCCAAAAGGATTTTCTAAAAAAGAACATATTATAAAAATTGTTTATGATGAACTTGTAAAATTACTTGGGGAAAATCCTCAAAAGCTTGAACTTGACCCTTCAAAAAAGTCAGTAATATTACTTGTTGGAATTCAAGGAAGTGGTAAAACAACAAGTTCAGCAAAACTTGCAAGGTACATTCAGAAAAAAGGAATGAAACCTGCTTTAATTGCAGCGGATATTTACAGGCCGGCAGCATACCAACAGTTAAAACAGTTATCCGAGAAAATAAATGTTCCTCTTTTTGGTGATGAAACAAAAACAAAAACTCCAGTAGAAATTGTAAAGGAAGGCATTGAAAAATTAAAAAAATCCGATGTTTTGATTATAGATACAGCTGGAAGACACAAAGAAGAAGAAAGTCTTTTAGAAGAAATGAAGCAGATGAAAGAAATTACAAATCCAAATGAAATAATCCTTGTAATTGATGGTACCTTAGGCCAACAGGCTAAAAATCAGGCAAAAGCATTCAAAGACGCAGTTTCAGAAATTGGTAGTATATTGGTTACAAAACTTGATGGTTCTGCAAAAGGCGGCGGTGCATTAAGTGCTGTTGCAGAAATCAATGCACCTATTAAATTTATTGGAACTGGTGAAGGTGTTGATAACTTAGAAACATTTGACCCAAAAAAATTTATTTCAAGGCTTCTTGGAATGGGGGATTTAGATTCCCTTTTAGAGAAAACTGAAGATGTAATGGACGAATCAACGGAAGAAAGTATCGATTCAATATTGAAAGGAAAATTTACCCTAGTGGAACTTTATGCACAACTTGAAACAATTTCAAAAATGGGTCCTATGAAGCAGATAATGGGAATGATTCCGGGGTTTGGCGGAAATATGCCAAAAGAAGCTGCACAACTTACGGAACAGAAATTGAAACGATATAAAATTATGATGGACTCGATGACGATGGAAGAAAAAGAAAATCCTGAGTTAATCAAGACATCTAGGCTTCAAAGAATTGCAAAGGGCGCAGGTGTAAAACAAGATGAGATAAAAGACCTCTTAAAGTATTACGCAACAACTAAAAACGCATTTGGTAATTTAAAAAGAGGAAAAATGCCGAAAATGGGCGGTAAAATGGGCCAAATAATGAGGCAATTAATGTATAAGGAGTAA
- a CDS encoding UbiX family flavin prenyltransferase yields the protein MEEIVVCITGASGVIYAKRLLEELNGKSIKTTLIISNSAKKIIKHELRIELDEFKKLSDNYYENDNFFSPVASGSHKFSSVIVVPCSMKTLSSIANGYGDNLIGRVSDIALKERRKLLIVPREMPFSTIHLENMVKLSKLGVSVIPPAPGFYNDPKTVEDMVNFVVGRILDNLGVENNIFKRWGE from the coding sequence ATGGAAGAGATAGTAGTCTGTATCACAGGTGCAAGTGGCGTTATATATGCAAAAAGGCTTTTAGAAGAATTAAACGGAAAATCGATTAAAACAACATTGATTATATCAAATTCAGCAAAAAAAATAATTAAACACGAGCTTAGAATAGAACTTGACGAATTTAAGAAACTTTCAGATAATTACTATGAAAATGATAATTTTTTTTCTCCCGTTGCATCAGGTTCACATAAATTTAGCTCTGTAATTGTAGTTCCATGTTCAATGAAAACACTTTCTTCAATTGCTAATGGGTATGGGGATAACTTAATTGGTAGAGTCTCTGATATCGCACTAAAAGAAAGGAGAAAACTATTAATTGTTCCAAGGGAAATGCCCTTTAGTACAATCCATCTTGAAAACATGGTAAAACTATCAAAATTAGGGGTCTCTGTAATTCCGCCAGCTCCTGGATTTTATAATGATCCAAAAACAGTTGAAGATATGGTAAATTTTGTTGTTGGCCGGATACTTGATAATTTGGGTGTTGAAAATAACATATTTAAGAGATGGGGAGAATAA
- the mmp10 gene encoding methyl coenzyme M reductase-arginine methyltransferase Mmp10 (Mmp10 (methanogenesis marker protein 10) is a cobalamin-requiring radical SAM methyltransferase that creates the methylarginine modification to methyl coenzyme M reductase.), with product MNQKLGFINIDEEFNFENNSFDNNGGKSQLLIDLKGEPGKNCGGFCKFCYFRKVNFNNPEPLGCKQCTFQIGCDYCINSIREINGSFIPLPFALEQVQSSLMFQKYEKVNITSGGDTSYYPYLEDLCKIINQMGLKIHLGYTSGKGFKNLNQVKNLVNFGVNEVTFSVFSTDPNIRKEWMSDKNPEISLECLKYFCNTCETHCAIIVVPGINDGENLKNTIKDLTSWGANAVILMRFANKVENGLILENEPLIEEINVSSVERFGKLVKEMHELFGEKIRISGTPVYDPLTNTPFAIYYEKSILNDLRKKIRAKATIITGKVSYWYLSKIFNGTPVTVISVNKDISDLITKKDLETIDLSKLTDTVFYPENALVHERDAEEILTKDGVKRFVLRGIDKLTMDGEVSGVFTKEEAVNFEINAFTELIEKINFFGNPI from the coding sequence ATGAACCAAAAGCTTGGATTTATTAATATTGATGAGGAATTTAATTTTGAAAATAACTCGTTTGACAATAATGGTGGTAAATCACAGCTGTTAATCGACTTAAAAGGAGAACCTGGAAAAAATTGTGGGGGATTTTGTAAATTTTGTTATTTTAGAAAAGTTAATTTTAATAATCCTGAACCCCTAGGGTGTAAACAATGTACATTTCAAATAGGGTGCGACTACTGTATAAATTCCATTCGTGAAATAAATGGCTCATTTATTCCTTTGCCATTTGCACTTGAACAGGTTCAAAGTTCGCTAATGTTTCAAAAATATGAAAAAGTAAACATAACAAGTGGCGGAGATACAAGTTATTACCCTTATCTTGAAGACCTTTGCAAAATAATAAATCAAATGGGTTTAAAAATTCATTTAGGATATACCTCAGGCAAGGGATTTAAAAACTTAAATCAAGTTAAAAATCTTGTTAATTTTGGAGTTAATGAAGTCACATTTTCTGTTTTTTCAACAGATCCAAATATTAGAAAAGAATGGATGAGTGACAAGAATCCCGAAATTTCTCTTGAATGTTTAAAGTATTTTTGTAATACTTGTGAAACACACTGTGCAATAATTGTTGTTCCAGGTATAAATGATGGCGAAAACCTAAAAAATACAATAAAAGACCTCACTTCATGGGGGGCAAATGCTGTAATACTAATGAGATTTGCAAATAAAGTTGAAAATGGCCTTATACTTGAAAATGAACCATTAATTGAGGAAATAAATGTTTCAAGCGTTGAAAGGTTTGGGAAACTCGTAAAAGAAATGCATGAGCTCTTTGGTGAAAAAATAAGAATTTCAGGAACGCCCGTTTATGATCCTTTAACAAATACTCCATTTGCAATTTACTATGAAAAAAGTATCTTGAACGATTTAAGGAAGAAAATAAGGGCAAAAGCAACAATTATCACGGGAAAGGTTTCATATTGGTATCTATCAAAAATATTTAACGGGACTCCCGTAACAGTAATTTCAGTAAATAAGGATATATCTGACTTAATTACTAAAAAAGATTTAGAAACTATCGATTTATCTAAATTGACAGATACCGTATTTTACCCTGAAAATGCACTCGTTCACGAACGAGATGCGGAAGAAATTTTAACAAAAGATGGTGTTAAACGGTTTGTTTTAAGGGGAATTGATAAATTAACAATGGATGGGGAAGTTTCAGGAGTATTTACAAAAGAAGAAGCAGTTAATTTTGAAATTAATGCATTTACAGAATTAATTGAAAAAATAAATTTTTTTGGAAATCCCATCTAA
- the mcrB gene encoding coenzyme-B sulfoethylthiotransferase subunit beta: MVKYEDKISLYDAKGNLVAENVPLEAISPLYNPTIKSMLKNIKRTVAVNLAGIENTLATGSIGGKGCKVPGRTLDLSVVSNAQAIADEVEKILKVSKDDDTAIKLINGGKQMAVQVPSERLEVAAEYSVSMLATAMALKEAIIKTFNVDMFEGSTVHASIMGNYPQVMDYAGGNIASLLGAPSNLEGLGYALRNIPVNHAVATTKKNMMNAIAFSSVMEQTATFEMGDAIGSFERQHLLGLAYQGLNADNLVIEFIKANGKGTVGTVVQSVVERALADGVIVVDKTMGSGFNMYKPADVNKWNAYAAAGLVAAAAVSCGAARAAQNIASVILYYNDILEYETGLPGVDYGRSMGTAVGFSFFSHSIYGGGGPGIFNGNHVVTRHSKGFAIPPVCAAMCADAGTQMFSPEHTSALVGAVYSAFDEFREPMKYVIERALNIKDKL, encoded by the coding sequence ATGGTAAAGTATGAAGACAAAATAAGTTTGTACGATGCGAAAGGAAACCTAGTAGCAGAAAATGTACCATTGGAAGCTATTAGCCCATTATACAACCCTACCATCAAAAGCATGTTAAAGAACATTAAAAGAACCGTTGCTGTCAACTTAGCAGGTATTGAAAATACTCTGGCTACCGGTAGCATCGGTGGAAAAGGCTGTAAAGTTCCAGGTAGAACCCTAGATTTATCCGTTGTTAGCAATGCTCAAGCAATTGCTGATGAAGTAGAAAAAATCTTGAAAGTATCCAAAGATGACGATACCGCAATCAAATTGATTAACGGCGGAAAACAAATGGCCGTGCAGGTTCCATCCGAAAGGTTAGAAGTAGCGGCAGAATACTCAGTATCAATGCTTGCAACCGCAATGGCATTGAAAGAAGCAATCATCAAAACATTCAACGTAGACATGTTTGAAGGTTCAACAGTTCACGCTTCAATCATGGGTAACTACCCGCAAGTTATGGACTACGCTGGAGGTAACATCGCTTCACTCTTAGGTGCACCTTCAAACTTAGAAGGTTTAGGTTACGCTTTAAGAAACATTCCAGTTAACCATGCAGTTGCTACTACCAAGAAAAACATGATGAACGCTATTGCATTCTCATCAGTTATGGAACAAACTGCAACTTTTGAAATGGGTGACGCAATCGGGTCATTCGAAAGACAGCACTTACTTGGTTTAGCTTACCAAGGATTAAACGCTGACAACTTAGTAATTGAATTCATTAAAGCAAATGGAAAAGGAACTGTTGGTACAGTTGTACAGTCAGTTGTTGAAAGAGCACTTGCTGACGGCGTAATCGTTGTTGATAAAACAATGGGCTCAGGATTTAACATGTACAAGCCAGCTGATGTAAACAAGTGGAACGCTTACGCAGCAGCAGGTTTAGTTGCAGCAGCAGCAGTAAGCTGTGGTGCGGCAAGAGCTGCACAAAACATCGCTTCAGTTATTCTGTACTATAACGACATTTTAGAGTACGAAACTGGTTTGCCGGGTGTTGACTACGGTAGATCAATGGGTACTGCAGTAGGATTCTCATTCTTCTCACACTCAATCTACGGTGGCGGTGGACCTGGTATCTTTAACGGAAACCACGTTGTAACCAGACACTCCAAAGGATTTGCAATTCCTCCAGTATGTGCAGCAATGTGTGCAGATGCAGGTACGCAGATGTTCTCACCTGAACACACTTCAGCATTAGTTGGTGCCGTATACTCAGCATTTGACGAGTTTAGGGAACCGATGAAATACGTAATTGAAAGAGCATTAAACATTAAAGATAAATTATAA
- the mcrD gene encoding methyl-coenzyme M reductase operon protein D, whose amino-acid sequence MIELEVFPHRYLKAETTENFLNSAYSFSTVERVVIHGESLPKKVGYGPAKGSPVNHSEKKEITVKGVPVELNLQVGRLWVLLKDESEIEKIDELCKELFPFGYRLTKGKFLRDTPTVSDFIKYGESAVENIDPKLLSATDPRSKFQNSVKMIPKSENSTE is encoded by the coding sequence ATGATCGAACTTGAAGTCTTCCCACATAGGTATTTAAAAGCAGAAACAACTGAAAACTTCCTAAATAGTGCTTATTCATTTAGCACTGTTGAAAGAGTAGTAATACATGGAGAATCACTCCCTAAAAAAGTAGGATACGGTCCTGCTAAAGGGTCTCCGGTAAATCATTCTGAAAAAAAGGAAATTACTGTTAAAGGAGTTCCGGTAGAACTCAATCTTCAGGTTGGAAGATTATGGGTTTTACTAAAGGATGAAAGCGAAATTGAAAAAATCGATGAACTTTGTAAAGAACTTTTCCCATTTGGATACCGGTTAACAAAGGGTAAATTCTTAAGGGATACTCCTACAGTATCAGACTTTATAAAATACGGGGAATCTGCGGTTGAAAATATCGACCCCAAATTATTAAGTGCAACTGATCCAAGAAGTAAGTTTCAAAATTCCGTAAAAATGATTCCAAAAAGTGAAAATTCGACAGAATAA
- the mcrC gene encoding methyl-coenzyme M reductase I operon protein C: protein MPVGRKEQIVDCRAVMGLGEGGGLAQRGTFAEGLRNDVVVVAMSPGRRHITKPVCEITYGIREAGIQTSVLVLDAGGGIPSDAPQGSLGSTFGLKPDEARQVNRHKLCVIHFGNVKSHIIYKARLFLKYVTIPTIIVCQSPVDMEDFAKIGIKTLDVMPLEPKTEGTIVEIITGVVRGESSPQKKIDEIIESIKKHLG, encoded by the coding sequence ATGCCCGTAGGTAGAAAAGAACAGATTGTTGACTGTAGAGCTGTTATGGGTCTTGGTGAAGGAGGTGGACTTGCTCAAAGGGGGACTTTTGCAGAAGGACTTCGTAACGACGTGGTCGTTGTTGCAATGTCGCCTGGGAGAAGGCATATTACAAAACCCGTATGCGAAATTACCTATGGAATAAGGGAAGCAGGAATTCAAACCAGCGTTCTAGTATTGGATGCAGGAGGGGGAATTCCTTCAGATGCTCCACAGGGAAGTTTAGGCTCAACTTTTGGGCTTAAACCTGATGAAGCACGACAAGTTAATCGACATAAATTATGTGTAATTCACTTTGGAAACGTAAAAAGTCATATAATCTATAAAGCTAGGTTATTCTTAAAGTACGTGACCATTCCTACAATTATAGTTTGTCAGTCTCCAGTGGACATGGAAGACTTTGCAAAAATTGGAATTAAGACCCTAGACGTAATGCCTTTAGAACCTAAAACTGAGGGCACTATTGTCGAAATTATTACAGGCGTAGTAAGGGGGGAATCTTCCCCACAAAAAAAGATTGATGAAATCATAGAAAGCATAAAAAAACATTTAGGTTAA
- the mcrG gene encoding coenzyme-B sulfoethylthiotransferase subunit gamma translates to MAYKPQFYPGATKVAENRRNHLNPNYELEKLREIPDEDVVKIMGHRQPGEDYKTVHPPLEEMDMPADYVRDLVEPLNGAKEGHRVRYIQFADSMYFAPAQPYDRSRLYMIRLRGVDAGTLSGRQVVECRESDLEEFSKNLLMDTELFDPATSGVRGATVHGHSLRLDENGMMFDALQRCVFDEKTGHVMYVKDQVGKPLDQPVDVGEPMPEAKLREITTIYRKDGIAMRTDPEVIEVVKRIHRARTLGGYIPTNEIFKGL, encoded by the coding sequence ATGGCATATAAGCCTCAGTTCTACCCTGGAGCAACAAAAGTTGCTGAAAACAGACGAAATCACTTAAATCCAAACTACGAATTGGAAAAATTAAGAGAAATCCCAGATGAAGACGTTGTAAAAATCATGGGACACAGGCAGCCTGGTGAAGACTACAAAACAGTTCACCCACCATTAGAAGAAATGGACATGCCAGCTGACTACGTAAGAGACTTAGTAGAGCCATTAAACGGTGCTAAGGAAGGACACAGGGTTAGATACATCCAGTTTGCTGACTCAATGTATTTTGCTCCTGCTCAACCATACGACAGGTCAAGATTGTACATGATCAGATTAAGGGGAGTAGATGCAGGTACGCTCTCAGGAAGACAAGTTGTTGAATGTAGAGAAAGTGACCTTGAAGAATTCTCCAAAAACTTGCTTATGGATACCGAACTCTTTGACCCTGCAACATCAGGAGTAAGAGGTGCAACTGTACACGGCCACTCCTTAAGATTAGATGAAAACGGAATGATGTTTGACGCATTACAAAGATGTGTGTTCGACGAAAAAACCGGACACGTAATGTATGTAAAAGACCAGGTTGGAAAGCCACTCGACCAGCCAGTTGACGTTGGAGAACCAATGCCTGAAGCAAAATTAAGAGAAATCACAACCATCTACAGAAAAGATGGTATCGCAATGAGAACAGACCCTGAAGTTATTGAAGTTGTAAAGAGAATCCACAGAGCAAGAACTCTTGGTGGATACATCCCTACAAACGAAATATTCAAAGGATTATAA